From the genome of Triticum aestivum cultivar Chinese Spring chromosome 1A, IWGSC CS RefSeq v2.1, whole genome shotgun sequence:
GCAATGCTGTGACTGCAACAATTTATTTTCTCCATGGAGATATTCTCCAGCAAGTGAGGTGGTTTTATGTTGTAAACCTAAAGGTGAAGTTCTCCCAAATCTCCAAGGCTCCAAAAGATGAGCATTTGTCAGAACTAAGCCATTCTTGTTGAGGAGAATACCTGAAGCCCAAGTTGTATCACCAACCGTGACAAGAACAACCGAGGATATAGCCTCTCTGAGTGAAGGTGGAATGCTATACTGACTAAGGTCATTGGCTAAATTAGAGACAAACCTCCTATGGTTATCCATGCCACATGATTCCATCGTTTTACTGTCTGCACTTTTGTCATCAAGTAGTTCATTTGAGGCTTGCTCAATTTGCTCCAGTTTGTTTCTGCTCCATGCAGTGCATATTCCATCCCATGTAATCACAAGCTGTCATGCAGATACTTAAGTTCACATATCTCTTCCATCATTCCATGTGCATAAGTATACCACTGACACCAGTAAACTCACCTGAACTTGTATGTTGCTGCCTCTCTGTCTTAATGGCTTCATCAGCATCCCCACAAGACAAGCATTTTTATCAAACACTGGAGCACCTTCCATACCTTAAAATATTTGAAAAATTATTAACAGCtgactcatactccctccgttccaaaataagtgtcgtggttttagttcaagaaCTAAAATCACGAcgcttattttggaacggaggcagTAGTATATATCCTAACAGAGATAGTGATGTCTATACCAGGAAGACAGTGGATGTCAGCCATCAGCAGCGAGCTCCTGACAGCACCTGGAGGTAGGCAATTTGCAACAGCACCAACTGATATACTGCTTAAATAATAACATTAATATTATGGATTAATATGAGAATGCCTCTTTGTTTTAGAATAAATGTGACATAATAAAGTGGATAATAGCATGTACTCTCTGTAAAGAaaaataagagcgtttagatcactactactttagtgatctaaacactcttatatttctttacggagggagtatgtctttCGAATGGCAGAAACTAGAACAGCTAATTGACAATGAATAAGCCTTCACGGTTTCTAGACATGCCTCAAACAGAATTAGACTATCCCTGCTTTTTAGCTTCAGTGAGGACGTGCAAAGAAAAATTAAAGAGCAACACTTTAGAGTTTAGTATTATCTCCATAACAGATATGTAATGGCATCAAGTTTTCAACTGTTTGAAGCATAATATTACACTGATGAATATTTTCAACTGTTTGAAGCTTAATATACAAACACACTAGGTGCATATGCTTAATACTGAATTCAAGCAGTAGAGATAAAAATTACCTGTTGAAGAAATGGAATGGTGACAGGATGCCAAAGGGAGACCCCACTACCAGCAAAGAGTCCCCTCGCTGTGGAATCGGTGGAACGTTGATATGTCCTGCATTCTGATATCATTGACCAAGATCATCAACTCAATAAAAACTAAGTGCACCTTGTAATTCTTGAGACGCTAAAGATCAGTGAAATGAAACAGCATCATAATGAACCTTACACTCGATGTTAAGGCTGAGACTCCTAGTACAGCGATTCTTGTGGCAGACTTGGCTATTGTTGATGGGTCAGCAGACTCAGCATATAAATTCTTCCTATTGTACTCAAGGAAGGATCCGGCATCATTTTCAACCTGATAATGGCTGATAACAGTAAATCTTCCATCGCTATAAATCAGGGCAGGCAAGTTTAGCTTGATGAATAGATAACCTGCTTCTGATTTACATCGGCCAGTGGCCAGCCAACATCCCATGACGAGCTTCCAATCAGTGAACCATCATATGTTAACAAGGATAACACAGGATCAGCCGACGCTGGGACATCAACCTAAAAGGGAAAACTGAGGTGCTGAGCTGATGATGAATCATATTTTCCATCTAATGCTATATATAAATATATAGAACCATGtaaaatattaaagaaaagaaacGCAGTTCTGATTATAAATATGAAGTCTAAGTTCATAATTACTCTTTCTGAGCTCAAAGAACATCCTCTGAATCCAAAGAACTTAAAAACAGCTATTGCCTCTTTTTGTAATTATGTATGCCCACTTTGTACGCCTTTCCTATTACCAAGTAGCACTTTCTTTCAGTGAAAAATGGCAGGCGCACTTCCCATTTTTATAGCACGAAACAAATATTTACAGAGTTTTAAGTTGCCTCATGGCAAAAGTCCCAACTACACTAGAATCTGGGTAAACAACAAAGTAATACTAGTAACGAGTATATGTTTTCATAGGGAAAAGAAACACTCACCATGGCAAGTAACTCAGCTGAAAGCCACTGGGGAGCTCCAGAATCTCCATGTCTGATGTCCCCTGATTCCTCAGGCTGCATATGCCAGGAAAAGTTCAGGATTTCAGGAAAATCTTCCTAACTCTTTCAGGATGGATATTCTCTGTGCAGTTCTTCAACACACAGAATTAAGCACCGGATATTTAATTTGATCGATTGATCCGCTAATCCTACAGCCCACTGCAATACTGTCCCATTGGTCTGAAGTCTTAATTATCCCCCAAAATATGCACCAATCTAAGTATCTGCATTAGTTTTGCTCTTAAGTGGCGATTGACACTTTGACAGCTTGGCAGAATTTCATCAATATGAATTCacatatttctttctttttcaagGGGGACTGAATAGATTACGGACTGTGGGATGCAAGTGTGAATAATTAGCACAAACAATACTATTGTACAACAAAAACACAAGGTCTTTGGTAATGTTCCTCACCTCAACTAGCACATCGAGACGCGCCTCTGGTATTAACCTCGGCTGCAGTACCTGCAGGCATTCCATCAAGCAACGAGCACCTCAGCGCCAGAATCACCTCAACTAGACATGTGTGAGCACGAGACGGTCGCAACCAACCTCGCTGGGGCTATCGCGCTGCTCCGCGACCAGGAACGCCTCGACGAGCGACGCGGCCGTGAGCGCGACGCCCCCGGCGTGGCCGTGGGACGCGCATATACGGGCTAGAAGCGGCGGCAAAGGCTCCGCCAGGGCGCCCGGCGGCAGGAGGACGGCCGACGCCGACAGCGTGGTGGACCCCGACCTGGAACCAAACCAAGGCAGGTCACACGATTAGGCTCGAAACCGGCGAGGAAATTGAGGAATCGGGAGGAGGGAGGGGAGCGGGCGCCGTACTGGTGGAGGTGGAAGGCGTGGCGGCGCATCTTGACTGCCTTGGGGTCCTGGAGGAAGCGGAGGGGAGCGTGGCGCTTAGCGGGAAAGCTCGGGAGACGCTGGTACGGgttgaggaagaggaagatgaagagggcAGGGGGTGGGTACTGACCGGGCCGACGATCCGCGCCATCGCCGAGAAGCTtcgcgcggcggcggcgatctcgcGCGGCTCCATGGCGGCCGCGGGGAGCGGCACGGCGGCGTCTCCCCCTGCGCTGACTTTGTTTGCTGGTTGAGGTGGGAACTGGACAAACGACGACTACCGTTGTCCAGGTATACTCGTGCGGGTTAACATTCCTGCTCTTCCCCGGCCGACTTTTTACCCCTCAAACCGTACACCCGTGTAGCCATTAAGAATGGCAATGGGttgggtttggatcgggttgaacaatatcaaatccatatccatatgtATGAAGACAATTTTTGCACGCCCAtaaaaaaatccatgggtgaaaaattgtgcacatgtccaaatccgatggatatccatatccactggatattcattgggtcctctcgagacatataaataagacttaacacaatattaacataaacacttccattcttcacctcgtggcaGGCTATACTTCACTTATGGTTAATCAACATCCAgtaacaacctaagatcatttagtatttttctaacagatgagaatgacgagtcatttaacaaggagataaaaataaggaAAAGGGTGTTGGAGTATGTTACGGAGGGGATTGACTGCCAACTTATAAAAGTTACgatggggattgtgtaatttcttatgcatgtttttgataaaaaaaatgtaaaattatCGTGGGACATGTGAACGTGGGGCAGGGATAGCAGATTTTTTCCCATTgagtcatactatcgggtcgggtttgggtatatccatgggtacaagattatattcATGCCCTACCCATAAACAATCGGGCCGGGTTTGGGCACCgtccatggacacaaaagcatatccaaaccctatccattcgggtcggatatccatgcatatccatgtccatggataaaattgccatccttagtagCCATGCGTTACCGGCTATTTTTCCCCCAAAAACGTTGGCAAAAGGATCACCTCGTTGGTTAATTCGAAAGAAAAGAATTGCCAGGTTAATATATAAAAAACCAGACGAAAACCGATGCAAACAAATTCACTCAACAAGAAACACCACGACCACGTAGGCGCCTCACCAAATGCTCCCAACACACAACCACAACCCTCAACACTTCTACAATGCGGAACCCCAGGCAAGAAAACCGACAACGACGACTCGTAAGGCCAAAGCCACGTCACAACGCAAGAAAGTGATTAATATCCATCACAAAAACGCGGTTCCCTTTTGCATCATCAATCATAGGAACCTCTAGCTGCTCACTTGGCAGGAGAATCTTGTCCCTTACTCGAGGTCGCTAGCGTATCCACCTTCATATGCTCCACTGATAGACTCAAACACAACTCCCTAAGCCCGGACATGATCTGCATCACCGGAGCCACGAGCATGGCGATGGACTCGCCCTCAGTGGAAGGCAACGTAGGAGGGGAGGTAGGCGTCGACAATGAATTGTCTCCAACACGACGGGAGAAAGAGCCATATAACTCCACCCTATCCTCTGCGGAGCAAACACCGACCGCACAGAGAGAATGCAACGACATAGAGGTCTGCAACATAGTCGACACAAGGAAGAGTCTACTCAGAGTAGCCTCCGCTCGCTCCAAAAAGCTCCCAACACACGCCAGACAGCCTTGCATCAACACAGTCTGACCAGCTAGAGCGGACTGTAGAGACAACACACGCCCAACCCCCGCGGCAAAGTGCCTTGGAGGGCAATGCGGATCTCATCAAACCCTTGCATAGAGCAAGAGCAAAGACGATGCACAACGCCGAGGCGAGACATGGGTGGCACATCAAGGCATATGTCAGTGAGATTAGAGGACGCCATGGGTTACAGCATCTGCGTGCATGGTGATCATTTTCCAAACAACGGGAGCACCACAACGGATCTTTGCAAATAGACACATGATGCCCATGAGCAAGGCATCTATAGCATCTACCGCAGAGCCAAATGAGGATGGTGATGAAGTCATACAACACGGGTCGCACCACGGTAGCACCTCCCGCCAACCCTCATTGTGTGTCCGTGTTATGCCCCACACACATCCCTCCAGAGTCAAGGGCCCTTGGTGGACGCCGACGCTATCTGGGGAGCCAGCTCCTCCtcgccatcttcttcattgtcgTTAGCAGCGGAGGCCCACAACACCGCTCATGGTGGCAGCATCACAGCCACTTCCTCTTCACAACCCATGCCGTCCCTAATGCCCGAGGCAACTAGGGCTAGCTGCAACACACCCGAGGCGGCACTGACAATGGGACAGGGGCGACAGGCGTCGTGGCTAAAGCAGTTGTCGACACAGGCTCGGAACTGGGCATGCACATGGCCTTCACACCCCATCCTATCTACTGAAACTGCAAACTGGGGGCAGTGGTCGCGGGTGAGGGAGAACGCCAACAATCAGGATGGAGCCAGCAGCCAGAGCGCACAACACAGATGGTGAAAGGACAAGGGTGCAGGAGCGGGAGACGCCACTGCAGTGGCGGCCGCCGTGAAGGATCACGCGAGCAGCATTGCTGGGTGAACTAGGAAAAGGGGTGTCGCTGAGACAGGTGTGGGAGAGGGCTCTGGGGGGCACCCGGATCTAGTAATGGTGGCCGCAATGGAGGATGGAGGCTAGAGATCCAGGCGATGGTGGTGCACGCCCAGCCGCCACTTATGTGGATGCGAGAGTGCCATCACTTCCAATGCTTGACGAAGAGCCAAGCCTTGCAGAAGAGAGAGGGCAACTAGGGGACTTCGGATCTGGCCTGGGCAGCTGTAGAGCTAGTCGGAGAAGGGAGATCGAGGCGACGCCGCTGGGAGCACTCACTTGATGTGGGTCCTGGCGCGGGAGCCCAACAACAATGCTCTGAGTTCCACATAAAAGCAACAATGCTATGGTCTACTTGTATTTATATGAGTCGTAAAACAATAAGACAACCTAGATAGCACACGTACAAATACGGAAATTCTGCAAAGTTCTGATATTGTTCTCTAGTGATTCAAAGTGAGCATACAGCTCTAGAAGAAGGGATGATGACAAAAACTTCCGCTAAAAAAAATAGTTGTGGACACATCTATGGAAGATCAAAGTTGTACCCAAGGTACATGTGTTCTGGTGGCAGGTGCTATGTGGTATTCTACAAGTTCAAGGCATTCTAAAAACACAGACACATTGCTACTTTGGCTCGGTGCAAAATCTGTCTTATTGTAGATGAGGATCTGATGCATGCATTTGTCAAGTGCAATCATGCGAAGCGATATTGGATGGAGGCGAGGGAGTGGCTTGAGATTAAGTTGCCTGAACTCCATCCCACTACCTGGTCTATAGACATTCTTTGTAACATGTGATATGATGATTTAGATCGGGCAAAGATCATAACAATGATGTGGTCGATTTGGACATCTCGAAAAAATACTACTCATGATAAAGCTAGTATGGATCAAGCCCATTCCATGAAGATGACCAGGGAAATGCTTGTGCTACTTGATATTCCTATTTCAAACTCTAAGATCTTACCTGTACATGGGTAGCGACCACCTGAGGCCGAGTGGACAAAAATTAATATCGATGCTGGTATTTCTTCTGAGGCACATATGGGAGGTATGGGAGGAGTAGCTTGATCCTCCACTATTTTTCTCGGAGCCTAGAGCAAGCCATGTTTGGGTGTCACCGATCCTAAGGTAATGGTGATTCGTGAAGATGTGGTATTTGCTCAACAACGGGGCTTTGCACGAGTATTCATTGAAATAGATAGTTTAGTGGTGGTTAATCTCTGGAACTTGCGCCGTTCTTGACGCTTGGTCATAGCGCCAGTTTTGTTAGACATTGAAGGGTTAACTTTTAGTTTTAATTCCTTGTTGATTCAACATGTAATGAGACACTCTAACTTTCCAGCCCGCCTATGTGcacaccatgcatgcatgcactcggGAGGTGTCTGATTGTTGGATGGAGTCCCCTCTGAGTTTTTTGGTTACCAACCTGATGGCTGATCGTGCCAGAGCTCTTTTATCTAAATAATGCCCTTCAATTACCACAAAAAGCACACGTACAAATACGGAAATATAGGGATGATACAAGCCATACAGCTGGCTCCGCCATACAACATAGAAGACCCCAAACAAAAAGATTTTGCAACGCtttccttggttttctctccttcCGACTATGGCGCTGTCAGTTTCAAAGTGCTAACTGAGATTTTTTTTGTAAGGAGTGACAACTGAATTTGATAATCTACAAGCAACCTATCCATAAGGCTAAATAATATACATATCATCTACGTCTTTCTTAGATAAAATGTGGGGCAACCTTGACACTCCAATTGCGCTCCTAAGCTCGTCATGATAACCCTGAATCCCAACCTTATCTTCTCTGTTATTGATTGAACCTGCTTATTCTGTAGATCAGACAAAGGATAATTTCTCAGAGATGTACTCATTTGTGTCCAACTCACAACTTAAAAAGAATGATAATGACATATGACACCGAACTCACAATTTGATAAAACATATAATTCAATTCAATGCCACTATCTCATATGTATGTACATTCATTCAAAGCCTTAAATAATGATAGTATGCTGATAGTTCATACATAGGTGAAAAGGGAGAAAAGCGACAACGATTTTAGATGTGCATACATTATCATCTAGCTCATAGGTAAAAATTCAGTAGAGATGAGTAGTCGGCCTAACGGCAGATGGAATTTTCCTTTCCCCCACCTTGCACATTCATCAGCACAACACTATATAGTACTCCCTCATTCCCaaaatgtaagacgctttttgacactatgGTAGTGAAAAAGGTCTTACATTCTGGGATTGACACTATAATAGTGTAAAAAGGTCTTACATTTTGGGATAGAGGAGTATATTTTTCTTGAACTGTACATGTATCAATATTGTTTAATACCACCAGCATCAAAAATGGACATAAGTAGGCACAAGAAATAATGAAGGTTACATAAATCTTTGGAAAACAAATCAACGTTCACAATAGAGCTGCCCAACAGAGCGGGTGGCATGGGCTCTGCCCCACTACCACCTCCCGGAGGCagtggtggtggaagacgtgccCACACGTGGGGAGCACCGCCATGTGCGCGCTGCGACGGAAGTCTGTAATGCAGATCGTGCAAACCGTGTTGATTGCCCCCTCCAGATGGAACCTGGCGAGGGGTATCTTCAGTGCTCACAACGCCTTCTCCAGGTTGACAAACCTGTAGAGGCGGTGATATAGGCCTATTAGTCTATCTAATGTTGTTTACAAAATAATATCCAATATGATTGCATTCTGATTAAA
Proteins encoded in this window:
- the LOC123061153 gene encoding glyoxysomal processing protease, glyoxysomal, giving the protein MEPREIAAAARSFSAMARIVGPDPKAVKMRRHAFHLHQSGSTTLSASAVLLPPGALAEPLPPLLARICASHGHAGGVALTAASLVEAFLVAEQRDSPSEVLQPRLIPEARLDVLVEPEESGDIRHGDSGAPQWLSAELLAMVDVPASADPVLSLLTYDGSLIGSSSWDVGWPLADVNQKQVENDAGSFLEYNRKNLYAESADPSTIAKSATRIAVLGVSALTSSNAGHINVPPIPQRGDSLLVVGSPFGILSPFHFFNSISVGAVANCLPPGAVRSSLLMADIHCLPGMEGAPVFDKNACLVGMLMKPLRQRGSNIQVQLVITWDGICTAWSRNKLEQIEQASNELLDDKSADSKTMESCGMDNHRRFVSNLANDLSQYSIPPSLREAISSVVLVTVGDTTWASGILLNKNGLVLTNAHLLEPWRFGRTSPLGLQHKTTSLAGEYLHGENKLLQSQHCKMSNEDAVKHEVSFFNLGSKREKRISVRLDDGEKQTWCSASVVFISKGPLDVALLQMEKIAIEFCAIRPEFVCPTAGSSAYVVGHGLLGPRSGLCSSLSSGVVSKVVQIPSAQHSHLPSNVQTDNMDLPVMLQTTAAVHPGSSGGVIVNSHGRMVGLITSNAKHGGGSTIPRLNFSIPCKSLEMVFKYAANGDYTILEQLDKPNELLSSVWALAQAPSSLPFLSSPPGKSGEGKVSEFSKFLANQKEGLTSISDLEAFLKHKIPSKI